In Crinalium epipsammum PCC 9333, the following are encoded in one genomic region:
- a CDS encoding PAS domain-containing protein: MIVDQIFFDLSPDLFCIVGTDGYFKKVNPSFERVLGFTIEEILREEFINLVHPHDRIATTQELEKLKNGTATTSFEHRFRCQNGSYRWLSWALHSTLEQDVLYGVGRDITERKQTAQEFLENEERLQFIVDVSRLGTWELDLATLKATRSLRHDQIFGYDALLPEWTLSMFLNHVHPDDRAQVQASFETALATSGEWYFECRICRTDNETRWIEARGHHILNADGVAIKILGTVADITEKKQKEETLLDIRTRLESALNAGAIATWTFDLINNRVFADHNLEQLFCVSKEEAAGGSLESYVRAIHPDDRQQVNEEIQAAIARRSDYEAEYRIVQRDGSVRWVIARGRVECDRTGKPVSLPGVVLDLTERKQIEKALQESETKFRQLANSIPQLAWMANPDGWIFWYNQQWYDYTGTTPEQMEGWQWQSVHEPEILPKVIEQWQASISTGLPFEMEFPLRNAQGEFEWFLTRVNPFKDAGGKILLWFGTNTNVTYQRSLIEEKQELLESERAARSELERASRLKDEFLLTLSHELRTPLNAILGWSQLLRTGKADAARMAQGLNIIERNVRVQGQLIDDLLDMSRIISGKLRLNVQRVDLAGVIESAFETVRWSADAKNIRLQKVLDHQAGIVSGDPSRLQQIIWNLVANAIKFTPKGGRVQVVLERVNSHLEISVIDTGQGIKPEFLPYVFERFRQADASTTRKHGGLGLGLSIVKHLTEMHGGSITVKSAGEGKGTTFIVALPLVVVHPQPDEMELSYSAEDQSSVQEEQLTLDGIKVLVVDDESDARELVKLVLESCNAQVITAASAQEALEVLQQEEMHILVSDIGMPEEDGYQLIGKVRKLSPEGGGKIPAVALTAYARAEDRKRALLSGYQMHVSKPIEPSELIAVVSSLTSLMPKARDCEL, from the coding sequence ATGATAGTTGATCAAATCTTCTTCGATCTGTCCCCCGATTTGTTTTGCATCGTAGGAACAGACGGCTATTTTAAAAAAGTTAATCCTAGCTTTGAAAGAGTGCTGGGATTTACTATTGAAGAGATACTTAGAGAAGAGTTTATCAATTTAGTTCATCCTCACGATCGCATAGCCACTACCCAGGAATTAGAGAAGCTCAAAAACGGCACGGCAACGACATCATTTGAGCATCGTTTTCGATGCCAAAACGGTTCTTATCGGTGGCTTTCTTGGGCGCTTCATTCAACGTTAGAACAAGATGTTTTATATGGAGTTGGTCGGGATATTACCGAGCGTAAGCAAACAGCACAGGAGTTTCTGGAAAACGAGGAGCGTCTTCAATTTATAGTTGATGTGTCCCGACTCGGAACGTGGGAGCTTGATCTCGCTACGTTGAAAGCCACTCGATCGCTGCGACACGATCAGATATTTGGCTATGACGCATTGCTTCCTGAGTGGACATTATCCATGTTTCTTAATCATGTTCATCCTGACGATCGCGCCCAAGTGCAAGCAAGTTTTGAAACTGCTTTAGCAACGAGTGGAGAATGGTATTTTGAATGCCGTATCTGTCGAACTGATAACGAGACACGATGGATTGAAGCAAGAGGACACCATATTCTCAACGCTGACGGGGTTGCGATCAAAATCTTGGGTACAGTTGCCGACATCACCGAGAAAAAGCAGAAAGAAGAAACTCTGCTTGATATCCGCACCAGACTGGAATCAGCTTTAAACGCAGGTGCGATCGCCACCTGGACATTTGATTTAATTAACAATCGTGTTTTTGCCGATCACAACCTAGAGCAATTGTTTTGTGTATCAAAAGAAGAAGCCGCAGGTGGCTCCCTAGAAAGCTATGTGCGTGCTATCCATCCTGACGATCGCCAGCAGGTTAACGAAGAAATTCAAGCAGCGATCGCACGTCGGAGTGATTACGAAGCTGAGTACCGAATTGTACAGCGTGATGGTTCTGTACGCTGGGTGATTGCACGCGGGCGGGTAGAGTGCGATCGCACAGGCAAACCTGTCAGTCTTCCAGGTGTCGTACTTGACCTTACAGAGCGCAAACAAATCGAGAAAGCACTTCAAGAAAGCGAAACCAAGTTTCGACAGCTTGCCAATTCCATTCCGCAACTTGCTTGGATGGCAAATCCCGACGGCTGGATATTTTGGTACAACCAACAATGGTATGACTATACAGGCACTACACCAGAGCAAATGGAAGGATGGCAGTGGCAGAGCGTCCATGAGCCAGAGATTCTCCCCAAAGTAATTGAGCAGTGGCAGGCATCAATCTCGACAGGCTTGCCTTTTGAAATGGAATTCCCTCTACGAAACGCCCAGGGAGAGTTTGAGTGGTTTCTGACCAGAGTAAACCCATTCAAGGATGCTGGCGGCAAAATTCTCTTGTGGTTTGGTACAAACACTAATGTCACCTACCAGAGGAGTTTAATAGAAGAAAAGCAGGAACTTCTAGAAAGCGAACGAGCAGCTAGAAGTGAGCTTGAACGTGCAAGTCGCCTCAAAGATGAATTTTTGCTTACCCTGTCCCACGAACTTCGCACTCCCCTCAATGCCATACTTGGTTGGTCGCAACTGCTTCGCACAGGTAAGGCGGATGCAGCCAGAATGGCTCAGGGACTCAATATCATTGAGCGTAATGTCCGAGTCCAAGGGCAATTGATCGACGACCTCCTAGATATGAGCCGTATTATTTCTGGAAAGCTCAGGCTCAATGTACAGCGTGTTGATTTAGCAGGAGTGATTGAATCTGCCTTTGAAACTGTCCGTTGGTCAGCAGATGCTAAGAATATTCGTCTGCAAAAAGTTTTGGATCATCAAGCTGGTATTGTCTCAGGTGATCCCTCTCGGCTACAACAAATTATCTGGAATCTTGTTGCCAACGCGATTAAATTTACTCCTAAAGGTGGCAGAGTTCAAGTTGTTTTGGAGCGCGTCAATTCCCATCTAGAAATTAGTGTAATTGATACTGGGCAAGGTATTAAGCCGGAGTTTCTGCCTTATGTGTTTGAGCGGTTTCGGCAGGCTGATGCCTCAACCACACGCAAGCACGGAGGCTTAGGCTTAGGACTTTCTATAGTTAAGCACCTTACCGAAATGCACGGTGGTTCTATCACAGTGAAAAGCGCAGGTGAGGGTAAAGGCACTACGTTTATTGTGGCGCTTCCTCTGGTTGTAGTTCACCCGCAACCAGATGAAATGGAGTTGAGCTATTCAGCAGAAGATCAAAGCAGCGTTCAAGAGGAACAACTTACACTTGACGGAATTAAGGTGCTAGTAGTAGATGATGAATCTGACGCACGTGAGCTTGTTAAGTTAGTGCTGGAGAGTTGTAACGCCCAAGTAATTACAGCCGCTTCTGCACAGGAGGCATTAGAAGTACTTCAGCAGGAGGAAATGCACATTCTTGTTAGTGACATTGGGATGCCGGAGGAGGATGGCTATCAGCTTATCGGTAAGGTAAGAAAGCTGAGTCCCGAAGGAGGTGGCAAGATTCCAGCAGTGGCTCTTACTGCTTATGCTAGAGCAGAAGATCGTAAACGCGCTCTTTTATCGGGTTATCAGATGCACGTGAGTAAGCCTATTGAACCAAGTGAGTTGATTGCTGTTGTCTCAAGCCTGACAAGTTTGATGCCGAAGGCGCGAGATTGCGAACTTTGA